The genomic stretch ACACCTCGTAGCCGGGGCCGGTGCGCAGCCGGTGGTACCAGCGGGAGGTGGCGTCGTACTGGACGAGGTGCTCCCACTGGGAGCGGTCGGCGGCGATGGCGCGGGCCAGGCCGACGAACTCGGCGACGGTGGCCGGGTGCTCGCGCGGGGGCTGGAGGAGGTGCGGGACTTCGAGGATGTCGCCGGCGATCTGGAGGTCGCTGTCGCTGTTCATGGGGTGGGGTGGTTCCTCAGTGAGATCAGTCAAAGAAGGTCAGAGGGGAACGAGAAACCGAGTCGCAGGGGACGGGACCCGGCCTCAGCTGGAGCGGGGATGGCTCAACAGCTGGGACAGCAACAACAGCTACAGCGAGCACGGGCAGCACCGAGGGACCCGGCGGTGCGGGTCGAGGTGAGTGCCGAGTTCGCGAGCATGCCCCCAAGGACAGCGGCTCACACCTCCACTGTCAACTCGACGCCCGGAATGTGGGACATGGTTCACCTCATCCGGTTCATCTGGCTGCCGAAAGGTTTGTTCACGGGTAACCCCGGACACATGGCGCACAACCGGGCGCACAAGGAACGAGATCGAACTCCTGGGCGTCCTCTTCCGTACTAGGTCTGTACGGCCCCGGAGGCCCTCCTGGGTCTCGCCTGCATGTCAAGGTTTATGCCGATTTGAACACTTTCCGCTAGGCCTTGGTTCCGCAGAGTGAATAAGGGGCCCAATAGCAGATCTCGGCTTGACTCGCCCGGAGCAGCACACTTGTAATTTCACTCGTGTCGTTCAGCCGAAATCGGTAACGGCTACATCACGGGGACGCGAAAGACAGACGAGGGGCGCACATGACCGAGCTGGTGCAGCAACTGCTGGTCGACGACGCGGACGAGGAACTCGGCTGGCAGGAGCGCGCGCTGTGCGCCCAGACCGATCCCGAGTCCTTCTTCCCCGAGAAGGGCGGCTCCACCCGCGAGGCCAAGAAGGTCTGCCTCGCCTGTGAGGTCCGCTCCGAGTGCCTCGAGTACGCCCTCGCCAACGACGAACGCTTCGGCATCTGGGGCGGCCTGTCCGAACGGGAACGCCGACGCCTGAAGAAGGCCGCCGTCTGACCAAACGGCATATACACACGTATCCAGCGGCCCGTCGCAGGTGGGTTATCCACAGGCGGCGGGCCTCCCTCATGCCCAGCCGATAGTGTGGTCGCTCGTCCGAGACGTCCCGCCGCTCTCACACGGCACAGACGTCCACCGCAGTCCACCGAACCGGGGCCCGTACCTCGATGTCCGTGCACAGCCACACGGCGGCGCAGCAAGAAGCGTCCGCCACACCAGAGTTCCCGCGTCATGTGGTGACCGCGGTCCTCGTCTCCCACGACGGCGCCCGCTGGCTCCCCGACGCGCTCGCCGGGCTGCTCGGCCAGGAGCGCCCGGTGCAGTCCGTCATGGCTGCCGACACCGGCAGCGCCGACGACTCCGCCCGGCTCGTCACCGAGGCCCTCGGCCCGGACCGCGTCCTGCATCTCGCCCGGCGCACCGGTTTCGGCCAGGCCGTCGAGGAGGCCGCCCGCACCGCGCCCGTCCTCACCCCGGACGAGCTGCCGTACCTGAAGCGGCCGAGCGGCTGGGACCCCGTCACGCGCAGCTGGCGCGACGACGCCTATGACCTGCCCGAGCTGCCGCACGGCGAGCCGGTCCAGTGGCTGTGGCTGCTGCACGACGACAGCGCCCCCGAAGCCGACGCCCTGGCCCAGCTGCTGCGCGTCGTGGAGAACGAACGCGAGCTGGGCCGCGACGACGTCGCCGTCGTCGGACCCAAACTGCGCGGCTGGTACGACAAGCGCCAGCTGCTGGAGGTCGGCGTCACCATCGCCCACTCCGGCCGCCGCTGGACCGGCCTCGACCGCCGCGAACAGGACCAGGGCCAGCACGACCACGTCCGCTCCGTGCTGTCGGTGTCCACCGCCGGCATGCTCGTCCGGCGCGACGTCTTCGAGGAGCTCGGCGGCTTCGACCGGCGACTGCCCCTGATGCGGGACGACGTCGACCTGTGCTGGCGCGCCCAGTCGGCCGGCCACCGCGTCCTCATCGCCCCCGACGCGGTCGTACGACACGCAGAGGCGGCCTCCCGCGAGCGCCGCGCGGTCGACTGCGCGGGCCGCACCACGGCCTCCCCGCACAAGGTCGACAAGGCCGGCGCCGTCTACACCCTGCTCGTCAACACCCGCTCCGCCGTGCTGCCCTGGGTGCTGCTGCGCCTGGTGCTGGGCACCCTGGTGCGGACCCTCGCCTACCTCGTCGGCAAGGTGCCCGGACAGGCCCTGGACGAGATCCGCGGTCTGCTGGGCGTGCTGCTGCGACCCGAGCGGATCATCGCCGGCCGGCGCAGGCGGGGTCGCCCGGCCGTCGACAAGGACGAGCTGCGGCCGCTGTTCCCGCCGCCCGGCGCGACCGTGCGGGCCACCGTGGAACAGGCCGCGAGCAGCCTCTTCGGCAGCTCCGACCCCGAGGCCACCTCCGGCGCCGGACGGCACGGCGGCGGCATCGAGTCCGGACCCGGTGGCGACGACGCGGACTTCCTGGAGATCGAGCAGTTCGCCCGCCTCAAGCGCATCGCCCGCAAGCCGGGACCGGTGCTCTTCCTGGTGCTGCTGCTCGTCTCCCTCGCCGCCTGCCGCGCACTGCTCGGCGCCGGCGCCCTCGCGGGCGGCGCCCTGCTGCCCGCCCCGGCCGACGCCGCCGAGCTGTGGTCGCACTACCTGGACTCCTGGCACCCGGTCGGCGCCGGCGGCACCGCGTCCGCGCCCCCGTACCTGGCGATCGTGGCGATGCTGGCCTCCGCGCTGTTCGGCTCGACCGGACTCGCGGTGACCGTCCTGCTCGTCTGCTCGGTCCCGCTGGCCGGGGTCACCGCCTACTTCGCCTCCCGCCCGCTCCTGGAGTCGCGCCTGCTGCGCGCGTGGGCGGCCGTCGTCTACGCCTTCCTGCCCGCCGCCACCGGCGCCCTCGCCGGCGGCCGGATCGGCACCGCCGTCCTCGCCGTCCTGCTGCCGCTCATCGCCCGCGCGGGCGTCGCCGCCAGCGGCCTGGCGAACACCTCCGGAGCGCGCGGCAGTTGGCGGGCGACCTGGGCGTACGCCCTGCTGCTGACGGTCACCACGGCGTTCACGCCGATCGTGTGGCCGATCGCGGTGCTGCTCGGCGTGGCCCTCCTGGCCGTCCGCCGCACCGACATCACCGCCTACGGCCTGCGCTTCGTGGCCCAGCTCGGCACCCCGCTGCTGATCCTCGCGCCCTGGTCGCTGACCCTGCTCCCGTTCGGCTTCTTCGACGAGGCGGGCCTGGAGTACGGCTCCTCGACCGCCTCCGCGCTCGACCTGCTCGGCGCCAGCCCCGGCGGCCCCGGCACGGTCAACGGGCTGATGCTGATCGGCGTCGTCCTGGCCGCGCTGGCCGCCCTGCTGCGCTCGGAGCGTCAGCTCGCCGTCTGGACGGCCTGGGCGGTCGCCCTGGTGGGCCTCGTCTTCGCGGTCCTGTCCAACGACTCCACCTGGGCGGGCCCCGCCACCCTCGTCTACGGCCTGGCCCTGCTGGCCGCCGCGCTGCTCGGCGCCGACGGCGCGCGCTCACGCGTGGCCGAGCAGAGCTTCGGCTGGCGCCAGCCGGTCGCCGTGCTGATCGCCCTCGCGGCCGCCGTGGGCCCGCTGCTGGTCGCCACCGGCTGGGTGCTCGACGGCGCCGACGGCCCGGTGGAGCGCCGCGACCCGGTGCAGGTGCCCGCGTTCGTCGCCGAGGAGAGCGGCAACCGCGACCAGGCCCGCACCCTGGTCCTCGACAGCGACTCCTCCGCGCACGTGGGCTACACCCTGGTCCGCGGCTCCGGCGCCCGCCTCGGTGACGCCGAACTCGCCGCGGTCGCCGGGGAGAACAGCGGGCTCGACAAGGTCGTCGCCAACCTCGTCGCGGGATCCGGCGCCGACCAGGCCGACCAGCTCGGCAAGTTCGCCGTGGCCTATGTCCTCGTGCACCAGGGCGCGCCCCGCGAGGTCACCCGCGTGCTGGACGCCACCCCCGGCCTGAAGCGGCTCAGCGAGCAGGGCGGCAGCGCGCTGTGGCGGGTCGACCAGGACGTCGCGCGCGCCACGATCGTCGCCGGATCCGGTGCCCCGCTGACCGTCGCCGCCGGACCGGTGGAGATCCACACCGAGGTCCCGGAGGGCGCCGACGGCCGGATCCTGCGCCTGGCCGACACCGCCGACGAGGGCTGGACGGCCACCCTGGACGGCAGGCCGCTCACCCGCACCACGGTCGACGGCTGGGCCCAGGGCTTCGAACTTCCCGCCTCCGGCGGGAAGCTGGACGTCACCTTCGAGGACCCCTTCAGTCACACCGCCTGGCTGTGGACCCAGGGCTTCCTCGCCCTCGTCCTCGTCGTCCTCGCCCTGCCCGGCCGCCGCCGCGACATCGACGACGACCTCCCCGAGGAGCAGCCGATCCCGGCACAGGCCGCGTCCGGCGAGGGCCGCCGCGCCCGCCGCCTGCGCGCCCAGGCGGAGGCCGAGGAGCAGAGCGGCCCCGAGGAGTTCCCCGCCCCTCCCGCACAGGCGCCGCCCGTCCCGGTCCCGCAGCAGCAGCCCTACGGCGACTACGACACACCGAGCTACGCGGGCGCGGCCGAGTACGGCGGCTACGGCGAGCAGTACCAGAACGGCCAGGGATACCCGGCGGGCGGCTACGACCAGGGCTACCAGGCGGATCCGTACCAGGCCGGCCAGTACGACCCGTACGCGTACGACGGGCAGACCCAGCAGGGCTCGTACGACCAGAGCGCGTACGAGCAGCCGTACCAGCAGGGTTACGACACCGGCTATGACCCGGCGCAGCAGCACCCGCACGAGGTCGAGCGTCCCGACGGGAGCCAGCAGTGAACCGCACCACCCTCTC from Streptomyces davaonensis JCM 4913 encodes the following:
- a CDS encoding glycosyltransferase family 2 protein translates to MSVHSHTAAQQEASATPEFPRHVVTAVLVSHDGARWLPDALAGLLGQERPVQSVMAADTGSADDSARLVTEALGPDRVLHLARRTGFGQAVEEAARTAPVLTPDELPYLKRPSGWDPVTRSWRDDAYDLPELPHGEPVQWLWLLHDDSAPEADALAQLLRVVENERELGRDDVAVVGPKLRGWYDKRQLLEVGVTIAHSGRRWTGLDRREQDQGQHDHVRSVLSVSTAGMLVRRDVFEELGGFDRRLPLMRDDVDLCWRAQSAGHRVLIAPDAVVRHAEAASRERRAVDCAGRTTASPHKVDKAGAVYTLLVNTRSAVLPWVLLRLVLGTLVRTLAYLVGKVPGQALDEIRGLLGVLLRPERIIAGRRRRGRPAVDKDELRPLFPPPGATVRATVEQAASSLFGSSDPEATSGAGRHGGGIESGPGGDDADFLEIEQFARLKRIARKPGPVLFLVLLLVSLAACRALLGAGALAGGALLPAPADAAELWSHYLDSWHPVGAGGTASAPPYLAIVAMLASALFGSTGLAVTVLLVCSVPLAGVTAYFASRPLLESRLLRAWAAVVYAFLPAATGALAGGRIGTAVLAVLLPLIARAGVAASGLANTSGARGSWRATWAYALLLTVTTAFTPIVWPIAVLLGVALLAVRRTDITAYGLRFVAQLGTPLLILAPWSLTLLPFGFFDEAGLEYGSSTASALDLLGASPGGPGTVNGLMLIGVVLAALAALLRSERQLAVWTAWAVALVGLVFAVLSNDSTWAGPATLVYGLALLAAALLGADGARSRVAEQSFGWRQPVAVLIALAAAVGPLLVATGWVLDGADGPVERRDPVQVPAFVAEESGNRDQARTLVLDSDSSAHVGYTLVRGSGARLGDAELAAVAGENSGLDKVVANLVAGSGADQADQLGKFAVAYVLVHQGAPREVTRVLDATPGLKRLSEQGGSALWRVDQDVARATIVAGSGAPLTVAAGPVEIHTEVPEGADGRILRLADTADEGWTATLDGRPLTRTTVDGWAQGFELPASGGKLDVTFEDPFSHTAWLWTQGFLALVLVVLALPGRRRDIDDDLPEEQPIPAQAASGEGRRARRLRAQAEAEEQSGPEEFPAPPAQAPPVPVPQQQPYGDYDTPSYAGAAEYGGYGEQYQNGQGYPAGGYDQGYQADPYQAGQYDPYAYDGQTQQGSYDQSAYEQPYQQGYDTGYDPAQQHPHEVERPDGSQQ
- a CDS encoding WhiB family transcriptional regulator, with protein sequence MTELVQQLLVDDADEELGWQERALCAQTDPESFFPEKGGSTREAKKVCLACEVRSECLEYALANDERFGIWGGLSERERRRLKKAAV